A stretch of the Capsicum annuum cultivar UCD-10X-F1 chromosome 10, UCD10Xv1.1, whole genome shotgun sequence genome encodes the following:
- the LOC107844982 gene encoding small nuclear ribonucleoprotein SmD1a-like has product MKLVRFLMKFNNEIVSIELKNGIVVHGAITGVDVNMNTHLKAVKITLKWKNSVMLDHLSVKGNNICYYILPDSLNLETLLVKDTPSVKPNKPTTRKPLGHRRGRDRGRGRGRGR; this is encoded by the coding sequence ATGAAGCTCGTCAGATTTTTGATGAAGTTTAACAACGAGATTGTTTCAATTGAGctaaaaaatggcatcgttgttCATGGAGCCATTACAGGTGTGGATGTGAACATGAACACACACCTGAAGGCTGTCAAAATTACGCTAAAATGGAAAAATTCAGTGATGTTGGATCACCTGAGTGTGAAGGGTAACAATATCTGTTATTATATCCTCCCTGACAGCTTAAATCTTGAGACGCTGCTGGTGAAAGATACACCCAGTGTGAAGCCAAATAAGCCAACAACTAGAAAGCCTTTGGGACATCGTCGTGGGCGCGACCGTGGCCGTGGACGTGGTCGAGGCCGCTAA